The following coding sequences lie in one Candidatus Aramenus sp. CH1 genomic window:
- a CDS encoding hemerythrin domain-containing protein, with translation MRTSIQGLKDDHSFVEKSLNELTVYDVEKMRGTLARLFEVTKFHMYVEEEYVFPKIEEKPLSRTLLYQHVVIWNLFNDLLKEEYPNFDHLRLLLAMVSLHAFLEEERVYPYFKDTTLEVDELPKGWEPRFARPYDSMFDK, from the coding sequence ATGAGGACCTCCATTCAGGGGCTAAAGGATGATCACTCCTTTGTGGAGAAGTCTTTAAATGAGCTGACAGTTTACGACGTAGAGAAAATGAGGGGCACGCTAGCTCGCCTATTTGAAGTGACCAAGTTCCACATGTACGTGGAAGAGGAATACGTGTTCCCTAAAATAGAGGAGAAACCGTTGTCGAGGACACTGCTGTACCAGCACGTAGTGATCTGGAACCTCTTCAACGACCTTCTGAAGGAGGAGTACCCCAACTTTGACCACTTGAGACTACTTTTGGCGATGGTATCTCTCCACGCCTTCTTGGAGGAGGAAAGGGTTTACCCCTACTTTAAGGACACGACACTTGAGGTAGATGAGTTACCAAAAGGTTGGGAGCCCAGGTTCGCAAGGCCTTACGATAGCATGTTTGATAAGTAA
- a CDS encoding mechanosensitive ion channel family protein: MKDEEVNSRDQIVKKIGENTVRLVLVIVGYAIVAAVVNNLVFPFISSLSFSVFSFEISGKGVYANAPYVNVLLALLFGYLILQAFIAIVYWNLRLKYDHSTAASMRSVFRIIGVGVLVAAIAGAVGGAASGVALGGFLGIVVGFASQQVMGQALAGLFVLLSRPFKIKDHVSVQGEEGTVEEITTLFTYIQKADNTTAILPNNMVLGSKIYFYPKQQTQQAQRVDQKK, from the coding sequence ATGAAAGACGAAGAGGTTAACTCCAGGGACCAAATAGTCAAGAAGATTGGGGAGAACACCGTTAGGTTAGTCCTAGTCATTGTGGGTTACGCGATAGTTGCAGCGGTTGTAAATAACTTGGTTTTTCCCTTCATATCCAGCCTTTCTTTTTCCGTCTTTTCATTTGAAATCTCTGGGAAAGGGGTCTACGCAAACGCGCCCTACGTCAACGTCTTACTAGCGTTGTTATTTGGCTACTTGATCTTGCAGGCTTTCATAGCCATAGTGTACTGGAACCTGAGGCTAAAGTACGACCACTCCACCGCGGCGTCCATGAGGAGCGTCTTCAGGATAATAGGAGTTGGGGTGCTAGTCGCGGCCATAGCGGGTGCGGTTGGAGGCGCTGCCAGTGGGGTCGCCTTGGGTGGGTTCCTAGGGATTGTGGTCGGGTTTGCCTCACAGCAGGTAATGGGGCAAGCGCTGGCAGGGCTCTTCGTCCTCCTCTCTAGGCCATTCAAGATAAAGGACCACGTAAGCGTGCAGGGGGAGGAAGGGACAGTAGAAGAGATAACGACCTTGTTCACCTACATACAGAAGGCGGACAACACTACTGCCATTCTCCCAAACAACATGGTACTAGGTAGCAAAATATACTTTTACCCAAAGCAACAGACCCAGCAAGCCCAACGAGTGGACCAGAAGAAGTGA
- a CDS encoding creatininase family protein, which translates to MKLLEATMEEVGGKVGLLPIGSVEQHGPHLPMGTDAIIAEEVARRIEERFPEHVLLFPTLYVGCSLEHKGFPFLGVRYVTMVSYLLDLLESSKSLNLRGLVIVNGHGGNESVLDIVQREFNFSSPPFKVHVINLVGKDAHLFGNVDLHAGSAETSKMKAIRPSLVREHKLREVKDPCVKEGVFTEITTYEASPYGIINDGDVEVNEDKGRVSIEKAVEEISEFIRRKYLE; encoded by the coding sequence ATGAAGCTTTTAGAGGCTACCATGGAAGAGGTCGGCGGAAAGGTTGGGCTCCTGCCGATAGGCAGTGTGGAGCAACATGGCCCACACTTGCCAATGGGGACAGACGCGATTATAGCTGAGGAAGTGGCGAGGAGGATAGAGGAGAGGTTCCCCGAGCACGTTCTACTCTTCCCCACACTCTACGTGGGATGTTCCCTGGAGCACAAGGGGTTCCCCTTCCTGGGGGTGAGGTACGTGACAATGGTCAGCTACCTCCTTGACCTGCTGGAGAGCTCCAAGTCGCTCAACTTGAGGGGGCTCGTCATAGTCAACGGCCACGGGGGAAACGAGAGCGTATTGGACATTGTGCAGAGGGAGTTCAACTTCTCCTCTCCCCCGTTCAAGGTACACGTGATCAACCTAGTGGGCAAGGACGCCCACTTGTTCGGCAATGTAGACCTCCACGCCGGCTCTGCGGAGACGTCGAAGATGAAGGCGATAAGGCCGTCGCTTGTCAGGGAACACAAGCTGAGGGAGGTGAAAGACCCGTGCGTGAAGGAAGGCGTCTTCACTGAGATAACCACTTACGAGGCAAGCCCCTACGGCATAATAAACGATGGCGACGTAGAGGTCAACGAGGACAAGGGGAGGGTGTCCATAGAGAAGGCTGTGGAGGAGATCTCCGAATTCATTAGAAGGAAGTACTTGGAGTAG
- a CDS encoding type 1 glutamine amidotransferase, with the protein MYLVIKNHPIEGPGTLVDLLDDKVKEAMAWDDYPKGFDGLIVMGGPMGVYEADKYPFLYKEMEAIREAVDSGKRVLGVCLGSQLTSKALGGEVVKGHFGPEIGVHTVKFLNHLGERRVFQWHGDTFTLPRSSSLLAYSDKYFQAFAFKRALALQFHVEVDSKIVEKWVEEYGGDKKIVEEVREVEDELYSLAKELVKLWLQL; encoded by the coding sequence ATGTACCTTGTAATAAAGAACCATCCAATCGAGGGCCCTGGCACCTTGGTCGACCTCTTGGACGACAAGGTAAAGGAGGCCATGGCGTGGGACGACTACCCTAAGGGCTTTGACGGACTAATAGTAATGGGAGGGCCCATGGGCGTCTACGAGGCAGACAAGTACCCCTTCTTGTATAAGGAGATGGAAGCGATAAGGGAAGCAGTGGACTCTGGGAAGAGGGTGTTGGGGGTCTGCTTGGGCTCACAGCTGACCTCGAAGGCCCTCGGTGGAGAAGTGGTCAAGGGTCACTTCGGCCCAGAGATAGGCGTCCACACCGTGAAGTTCCTAAACCACCTTGGAGAGAGGAGGGTGTTCCAGTGGCACGGTGACACGTTTACCCTTCCACGGAGCTCCTCCCTCCTAGCTTATAGCGACAAGTACTTCCAGGCTTTTGCGTTCAAAAGGGCGCTTGCACTTCAGTTCCACGTTGAGGTTGACTCGAAGATCGTGGAGAAGTGGGTTGAGGAGTACGGAGGGGACAAGAAAATAGTCGAGGAAGTGAGGGAGGTAGAGGACGAGCTTTACAGCCTCGCCAAGGAGTTGGTCAAGCTCTGGTTACAACTCTGA
- a CDS encoding MFS transporter has product MDIKTRTMALLSAMLLIVNYVETMVIPALPTIETDFSISATLAGWITSAYMIVAAATSPLMGKLADTYGKKRMYTIAILFYIVAVALAGFSPNVWVLIAARAIQGVGFSIFPIAISIITDLYPRERVAFAQAILSAILGIGPALGLLIGSYIVQDLGWQYAFHTAAILSLVVFALSEVYLPHTGHRVEERVDVVGATLIGLATVMTLVYLTEIPDWGEFSLQNLLLLFSGIALFGAFIAFERRTSEPLLKLELFKVRNFAAANLVGLISGVGMFMVFIFLVYYSQLPAPYGLGLSIIQSGLLMSPVAFGMVIFGPLFGRLLPRVGPKPIMILGTVLGIVSYFLFIVNRATPLAILEDGFLSSVGLVAIILPLVNMVALSLPDEYRTTGMGMNTLLRTLGGSAGPVIATVFMDSYQDPIVMMYNNQPLVLGFVPSATAFNYISITGIGIMVLTLISALLIKNYTFRVVTRA; this is encoded by the coding sequence ATGGACATCAAGACTAGGACAATGGCTCTCCTTTCTGCAATGTTGTTAATAGTCAACTACGTGGAGACTATGGTAATCCCGGCCCTCCCAACTATAGAGACGGACTTCTCAATTTCCGCGACGCTCGCCGGGTGGATAACCTCCGCCTACATGATAGTCGCTGCGGCCACCTCTCCCCTTATGGGAAAGCTGGCAGACACATACGGCAAGAAGAGGATGTACACCATAGCTATCTTGTTCTACATCGTGGCGGTGGCCCTAGCTGGTTTCTCCCCAAACGTCTGGGTACTCATCGCGGCGAGGGCGATCCAAGGGGTCGGGTTCTCCATCTTCCCAATAGCAATCTCGATAATTACCGACTTGTACCCCAGGGAGAGGGTAGCCTTTGCCCAAGCCATACTCAGCGCAATCCTAGGCATAGGCCCTGCACTGGGGCTTCTCATAGGCTCCTACATAGTCCAAGACCTAGGCTGGCAGTACGCCTTCCACACGGCAGCTATCCTCTCGCTTGTGGTGTTCGCCCTCTCCGAGGTCTACTTACCTCACACTGGTCACAGGGTCGAGGAGAGGGTGGACGTGGTAGGGGCGACGCTAATAGGGCTGGCCACCGTGATGACGTTGGTTTACTTGACGGAGATACCGGACTGGGGTGAATTCTCTTTGCAGAACTTGTTGTTGCTGTTCTCGGGGATAGCGCTCTTCGGCGCCTTCATCGCCTTCGAGAGAAGGACAAGTGAGCCCCTCCTAAAGCTTGAGCTCTTTAAGGTAAGGAACTTCGCCGCTGCCAACTTGGTTGGGCTCATTTCGGGGGTTGGGATGTTCATGGTGTTCATCTTCCTGGTCTACTACTCTCAGCTACCCGCCCCATATGGCCTAGGCCTCTCCATAATACAGTCCGGGCTCTTGATGTCGCCAGTTGCCTTTGGGATGGTCATATTCGGGCCCTTGTTCGGTAGGCTACTGCCGAGGGTTGGACCCAAGCCCATAATGATCCTGGGGACTGTGCTGGGGATAGTCTCCTACTTCCTTTTTATAGTAAACAGGGCGACCCCACTTGCAATACTGGAGGACGGCTTCCTGTCCTCTGTGGGGCTTGTGGCAATAATCCTCCCCTTAGTGAACATGGTAGCACTCTCCCTCCCAGACGAGTACAGGACGACGGGGATGGGGATGAACACGTTGCTGAGGACGCTAGGGGGTTCAGCGGGACCAGTGATAGCCACCGTATTCATGGACTCCTACCAAGACCCCATAGTGATGATGTACAACAACCAGCCCCTAGTCCTGGGCTTTGTGCCCTCGGCTACGGCGTTCAACTACATATCCATAACGGGGATAGGGATAATGGTGCTCACCCTGATATCGGCTCTGCTCATAAAGAACTACACCTTCAGAGTTGTAACCAGAGCTTGA
- a CDS encoding fumarylacetoacetate hydrolase family protein, whose product MKLLSFSPVPGEGKRVGVLLDGRVVDLAKAYEVVFEASAPNWFFDLKEFVAGGDGALLLAKETLSKLKGVEREVSYDPEKIVYYPPIERPEKILLLAVNYKSHGNETSTSPPKEPYLFTKFANALVGHNQPVVYPKASSRVDHEVELAVVIGKRGKYIPRRGAFNYVFGYTIANDVSFRDKQFPPEPPYGMRWVHGKGMDTAMPLGPWIVTRDELDPNSVKLTLKVNGEVRQEGYAEDMIFKVDEVIEYASNGITLSPGDVISTGTPQGVALATGRYLKPGDMMEAEITGIGVLRNYLVEEK is encoded by the coding sequence ATGAAGTTACTTTCCTTTTCTCCCGTACCAGGGGAAGGAAAGAGGGTAGGAGTTCTACTTGACGGCAGGGTAGTAGATTTAGCAAAAGCCTACGAGGTGGTGTTTGAGGCAAGTGCTCCCAACTGGTTCTTCGACTTGAAGGAGTTCGTTGCAGGGGGAGATGGGGCACTCCTCTTGGCTAAGGAGACCTTGTCCAAGCTGAAGGGAGTGGAGAGAGAGGTGTCCTACGACCCAGAGAAGATCGTTTATTACCCTCCCATTGAACGTCCAGAGAAGATCCTCCTACTAGCTGTAAACTACAAGTCCCACGGCAACGAGACCAGCACCTCCCCTCCCAAGGAGCCATATCTCTTCACGAAGTTCGCCAACGCCTTAGTGGGTCACAACCAGCCAGTGGTCTACCCGAAGGCGTCTAGCAGGGTGGACCACGAGGTGGAGCTTGCAGTTGTCATAGGCAAGAGGGGGAAGTATATCCCAAGGAGGGGGGCGTTCAACTACGTTTTTGGGTACACTATAGCCAACGACGTGAGCTTTAGGGACAAGCAGTTCCCCCCAGAACCTCCTTACGGGATGAGGTGGGTCCACGGGAAGGGCATGGACACGGCCATGCCCCTAGGGCCTTGGATAGTGACGAGGGACGAGCTTGATCCCAACTCTGTGAAGCTGACGCTCAAGGTGAACGGCGAGGTAAGGCAAGAGGGCTATGCTGAGGACATGATATTTAAGGTAGACGAGGTAATTGAGTACGCCTCAAACGGGATAACCCTCTCCCCTGGAGACGTGATCTCAACGGGCACCCCGCAGGGGGTGGCGCTGGCCACGGGGAGGTACTTGAAGCCAGGGGACATGATGGAGGCGGAGATAACTGGAATTGGAGTGCTCAGGAACTACCTAGTGGAGGAGAAGTGA